The following are encoded in a window of Roseivirga misakiensis genomic DNA:
- a CDS encoding NupC/NupG family nucleoside CNT transporter yields MDIIRAIIGLLVLVGIAYLLSGNKKAISWRLVGVGILLQLIIAVLIAYVPFVQTMFRGMSEGFVQFLGFALNGAEFLYGDLAYNSDAQSGVKHSLGFLFVFQALPTVIFFSAVTAGLYYLGILQKIVYVFAWIMAKTMRLSGAESMSAAGNVFLGQTEAPLLVKPFIKGMTKSELLCLMTGGMATIAGSVLGAYVAFLGGGDPEQQAQFATYLLSASIMNAPAAILMAKIFLPEQEEVLKELKVTKDQIGTNVIDALAGGASDGIKLAANIGAMLLAFIAVIYALNWMLVDGIGEWTGLNTYVVQSTDGVFDGFSLQYILGQVFRLFAFAMGVEWSETLQVGSLIGQKTVINEFVAYLSLAEMKEAGVLSQKAIVISTYALCGFANFSSIAIQIGGIGGMAPSRQGDLSKLGVKALMAATLATMMTATIAGALFG; encoded by the coding sequence ATGGATATCATAAGAGCAATTATTGGTCTATTAGTGCTTGTGGGTATAGCCTATCTGCTTTCTGGAAATAAGAAAGCTATAAGCTGGCGGCTCGTTGGAGTAGGTATTTTACTTCAGTTAATAATTGCTGTCTTAATCGCTTACGTTCCCTTTGTACAGACCATGTTCAGGGGTATGAGCGAAGGATTTGTTCAGTTTCTGGGGTTTGCCTTGAATGGTGCTGAGTTTTTATATGGTGACCTTGCCTATAATAGTGATGCACAGTCTGGGGTAAAGCATAGCTTAGGCTTTTTATTCGTTTTTCAAGCCTTACCAACCGTTATTTTCTTTTCGGCTGTTACGGCAGGACTCTACTATTTAGGAATACTACAGAAGATCGTTTATGTGTTTGCCTGGATTATGGCCAAGACCATGCGCTTATCTGGAGCGGAATCAATGTCCGCAGCTGGCAATGTGTTTCTGGGACAAACAGAAGCACCACTCCTGGTCAAACCTTTTATCAAAGGGATGACAAAGTCAGAACTGCTTTGCTTAATGACTGGTGGAATGGCCACTATTGCAGGATCCGTTTTAGGGGCTTATGTAGCGTTTTTAGGTGGTGGAGACCCTGAGCAGCAAGCACAATTTGCTACCTATTTATTAAGTGCCTCTATAATGAATGCACCTGCAGCTATTTTAATGGCTAAAATTTTTCTTCCAGAGCAAGAAGAGGTCCTCAAAGAATTAAAAGTCACCAAAGATCAAATTGGTACGAACGTTATCGATGCGCTGGCTGGTGGAGCAAGTGATGGTATTAAGTTAGCCGCCAATATTGGTGCTATGCTTTTGGCTTTTATTGCCGTTATCTATGCCTTAAACTGGATGTTGGTGGATGGGATAGGAGAGTGGACAGGATTAAATACATATGTAGTGCAGAGTACCGATGGCGTATTTGATGGCTTTAGCCTACAGTACATATTGGGCCAAGTATTCAGGCTTTTTGCCTTTGCTATGGGCGTTGAGTGGTCGGAAACACTTCAAGTTGGAAGTTTAATCGGTCAGAAAACGGTGATTAATGAATTTGTAGCTTATTTGAGCTTGGCGGAAATGAAAGAAGCAGGTGTTCTAAGTCAAAAAGCTATTGTTATTTCGACTTATGCCCTTTGTGGTTTCGCCAATTTCTCATCAATCGCTATTCAAATAGGTGGTATCGGAGGAATGGCTCCGAGCAGACAGGGAGACCTCTCCAAACTAGGCGTCAAGGCATTAATGGCAGCCACATTAGCCACCATGATGACCGCAACCATCGCGGGAGCACTATTTGGATAA
- a CDS encoding alkaline phosphatase family protein, producing the protein MKKPLFILLAFSFIFQVAQAQEKKVMLILLDGIPADVIESVETPSLDAIATLGGYTRAYVGGKKGAYSQTPTISAPGYMNMITGVWANKHNVWGNGVKAPNYNYWNVFRIVKQANPKKKVAIFSTWLDNRTKLVGESLPATDGFKFDYSFDGFELDTIAFPHKTDRKFIYNIDEHVSKEAARYIKSEAPDLSWVYLEFPDDIGHKFGDGPEMTDAVKKADVQVGRIWQAIKYRESQHQEDWMIIITTDHGRTAKDGMGHGGQSARERTTWITTNQKNINPKFQNNPAIVDIMPSILAHMDIAPSEELRMEIDGVSLLNRVAISDLKATYSDGRLDLGWINYGAKELEILITDTNNFAKGGTDTYRSIGNVKSSLMSFSKKMSLPPGTYKIVLKSSANWINTWLVID; encoded by the coding sequence ATGAAGAAACCTCTGTTCATCCTATTAGCCTTTTCATTCATTTTTCAAGTAGCTCAAGCGCAAGAAAAAAAGGTTATGCTCATCCTTTTAGATGGTATACCAGCCGATGTTATCGAAAGCGTTGAAACACCTTCATTAGATGCTATAGCCACTCTAGGCGGTTATACAAGAGCTTATGTTGGAGGAAAAAAAGGTGCATATTCTCAAACACCCACTATTTCAGCACCAGGTTATATGAATATGATTACAGGTGTTTGGGCCAATAAACATAATGTCTGGGGAAACGGAGTTAAAGCACCGAATTATAATTACTGGAACGTCTTTAGAATTGTAAAACAAGCTAATCCTAAAAAGAAAGTAGCGATATTTTCGACTTGGTTGGATAATAGAACCAAGCTCGTCGGAGAGTCACTACCAGCTACTGATGGATTCAAATTTGATTATTCTTTTGATGGTTTTGAATTAGATACGATTGCCTTTCCACATAAAACCGATCGTAAGTTTATCTACAATATCGATGAGCATGTTTCGAAAGAGGCAGCTCGTTATATTAAATCAGAGGCACCGGATTTGTCTTGGGTGTATTTGGAGTTCCCCGATGACATCGGCCATAAATTTGGAGACGGCCCTGAAATGACCGACGCTGTTAAAAAAGCTGATGTCCAAGTAGGACGGATTTGGCAAGCCATAAAGTATCGAGAAAGCCAACATCAGGAAGATTGGATGATTATAATCACAACAGATCATGGTAGAACAGCGAAAGATGGAATGGGGCATGGCGGTCAATCCGCAAGAGAAAGAACCACTTGGATTACCACTAACCAAAAAAATATTAATCCTAAATTCCAAAATAATCCTGCCATCGTAGATATTATGCCAAGCATACTTGCTCATATGGATATCGCACCATCAGAAGAACTTAGAATGGAAATTGATGGTGTTTCACTTTTAAATAGAGTAGCCATATCGGATTTAAAGGCAACATATTCCGACGGACGTTTAGACCTTGGCTGGATTAATTATGGCGCTAAAGAATTAGAAATTCTCATTACCGATACAAATAACTTTGCCAAAGGTGGCACGGACACTTATAGGTCAATTGGAAATGTAAAATCTTCTTTAATGAGCTTTTCTAAAAAGATGAGCTTACCACCTGGAACCTACAAGATTGTTCTTAAGAGTTCGGCAAATTGGATAAACACTTGGTTGGTTATCGATTAG
- a CDS encoding DUF1572 family protein — protein MPVSDLETVKKQFEYYKSLGEKTFAQLKDEDLFYEHNEHSNSIAVTVNHLSGNMLSRWTNFLTTDGEKEWRNRDREFESIIKDREQLLEAWNKGWDCVFTALDSVNEANYDTTVYIRNQAHSIMDAALRQLAHYAYHIGQIVYVGRMLTEDWSSLSIPKGGSAGFNQTKFSKGKHGGHFTDDIK, from the coding sequence ATGCCTGTATCAGATCTAGAAACCGTAAAAAAACAATTCGAATACTATAAATCACTTGGAGAGAAAACATTTGCCCAATTAAAAGATGAAGATCTATTCTACGAGCATAATGAACATAGCAATTCAATTGCCGTGACCGTCAATCACTTATCAGGGAATATGTTATCGCGGTGGACCAATTTCCTCACCACTGACGGTGAAAAAGAGTGGAGAAATAGAGATCGAGAGTTTGAATCCATAATAAAGGATAGAGAACAGCTATTAGAGGCATGGAATAAAGGGTGGGATTGTGTTTTTACTGCTTTAGATAGCGTAAACGAGGCCAATTACGACACCACTGTTTACATTAGAAACCAGGCCCATAGTATTATGGATGCCGCTTTAAGACAATTGGCGCATTATGCATATCACATTGGCCAGATTGTTTATGTCGGGAGAATGTTAACGGAAGACTGGAGTAGCCTGAGTATACCCAAAGGGGGATCAGCCGGTTTCAATCAAACAAAATTCTCAAAGGGCAAACACGGTGGCCACTTTACCGATGACATTAAATAA